CTGGATACGCCGAAAGACAAAATTGTGTGGGATACCAGCAATCAAGCCTATACCCACAAACTGCTCACCGGACGCCGGGAGCAGTTCCATACGCTCCGGCAGTACGGCGGGTTGAGCGGGTTCTGTAAGCGTGAAGAGAGCGTCTACGACACTTTCAACGCCGGGCACGCCGGCACCGGCGTCTCCGCCGCATTCGGCATGGTGGAAGCGCGCGAGCAGCGGAACGAAAAACACAAAGTTGTCTGCGTGGTCGGTGACGGCGCCATGACGGCCGGGATGACCCTCGAAGGGTTGCACCATGCCGGCGGCACCAACAAGGATTTCATCGTCGTCCTGAACGACAACCAGATGTCCATCTCGAAGAACGTCGGGGCGATTTCGGCCTACCTGAACCGGACCTTCACCGGCGAATTCTACGCACGTATGCGGGAAGAAACCGGCCAACTGTTGCGGAAGATTCCTCACATCGGCTTGGAGGTGCAGAAAATCGCCCGCCGCGCCGAGGAGCTGGCCAAGGGGGCGATTCTTCCGGGTCTGTTGTTTGAGGAGTTGGGCTTCCAGTACGCCGGACCGATCGATGGACACAATTTCGAGCACCTGCTGCCGACCTTGGAGAACGTGCTCAAAATGAAGGGCCCGGTCCTGCTGCATGTGATCACGAAGAAGGGCTTGGGCTATCAGGCGGCGATGGATAATCCGGTCTGGTTCCATGCCTGTCCGCCGTTTGTGCGTGAAACGGGTGTGCCGGCCAAGAAAGCCGCGCGCCCCAGCTATACGAGTATGGCGATCGATGCGCTGATCAAAGTCGCTCATCAGGACAAGCGGATCGTGGCTGTTACCGCCGCCATGTGCGAGGGCACGGGCCTCAATGCGTTCGAGAAGGTCTTCCCCGATCGGATTTATGACGTGGGTATCGCCGAGCAACATGCCGTCACCTTCGCCGCCGGTATGGCTGCGCAGGGCATGAAGCCGGTGGTCGCGCTGTATTCCACATTCTTGCAGCGGGCCTATGACCAGGTGGTGCACGATGTGGCCACCCAGAATTTGCCGGTGACCTTCTGCATCGACCGGGGCGGTCTGGTGGCCGAGGATGGTACGACGCACCACGGTGCGTTCGATTTTGCCTTCCTGCGCCATGTGCCGAACATGGTGGTCGCGGCACCGAAGGACGAAAACGAGCTGCAGCACATGATGAAGACCTGTGTGACGCATGACGGGCC
The sequence above is a segment of the Nitrospira sp. genome. Coding sequences within it:
- a CDS encoding 1-deoxy-D-xylulose-5-phosphate synthase, with the translated sequence MSLLKNIHSPADLKRLSPEQFPELCQEIREQILTVVSNVGGHLASNLGVVELTVALQYLLDTPKDKIVWDTSNQAYTHKLLTGRREQFHTLRQYGGLSGFCKREESVYDTFNAGHAGTGVSAAFGMVEAREQRNEKHKVVCVVGDGAMTAGMTLEGLHHAGGTNKDFIVVLNDNQMSISKNVGAISAYLNRTFTGEFYARMREETGQLLRKIPHIGLEVQKIARRAEELAKGAILPGLLFEELGFQYAGPIDGHNFEHLLPTLENVLKMKGPVLLHVITKKGLGYQAAMDNPVWFHACPPFVRETGVPAKKAARPSYTSMAIDALIKVAHQDKRIVAVTAAMCEGTGLNAFEKVFPDRIYDVGIAEQHAVTFAAGMAAQGMKPVVALYSTFLQRAYDQVVHDVATQNLPVTFCIDRGGLVAEDGTTHHGAFDFAFLRHVPNMVVAAPKDENELQHMMKTCVTHDGPASVRYARGVSLGVPMDPEPTALPIGKGELLREGTDVAIVAIGVTVWPAMKAAERLAQEGISAAVVNARFVKPLDTELIIKTAKNVRCLVTVEEGCKMGGFGSAVLEALSEEGITNLRTKVIGLPDWYIEQGPQDLLRERYGLTADGIYNNVKALFGASVATDDAARLASLVGSLPHGDEQGS